One part of the Armatimonadota bacterium genome encodes these proteins:
- a CDS encoding DNA cytosine methyltransferase, whose amino-acid sequence MTSPTADLETLPLPCPESDHCASESVYLDYQSGIRYVDVRNQDSDPFPQNKVLSLFSGAGGLDLGLEMAGFDTVACVEIDPDCRATLAHNRPHWALASGCGESVKGDIRAITPEHLLEVGGLEIGEPALVVGGPPCQPFSNIGKKEGEADSVNGTLYADFLRVVAGCLPKALIFENVEGFSHGRNQRILGKMTGELKSLGYSLSSMTVNAADYGVPQQRRRFIILGYRGDRMPAFPYPLNFPDERAHAVFASRVGCRKPGPFTPWVTVRDALRESSEWDRSRRDYCLMNISEAVRERMTRIGIGENFKVLPHDMRPECWRSGKHQGHDTFGRMRLDRPAVTIRTAAYNPAKGMYIHPLEDRGLSTHEMAVFQSFPPEWEFVCHGRERVTLVGAGRQIGNAVPPLLGRALGLATRWVLTRPKSA is encoded by the coding sequence ATGACTAGTCCGACAGCCGACCTCGAAACCCTGCCCCTTCCCTGTCCGGAATCAGACCATTGCGCCTCTGAATCAGTCTATCTTGACTATCAGTCAGGCATTCGGTACGTCGACGTACGCAACCAGGACTCGGACCCCTTCCCGCAAAACAAGGTGCTGAGTTTGTTCTCCGGTGCCGGAGGCCTGGACCTGGGTCTGGAGATGGCCGGATTCGATACGGTTGCGTGCGTTGAGATTGATCCCGACTGTCGCGCCACGCTTGCGCACAACCGACCACATTGGGCGCTGGCGTCGGGTTGCGGTGAATCCGTCAAAGGCGACATCCGCGCAATAACACCAGAACATCTACTGGAAGTTGGTGGCCTCGAGATCGGTGAACCTGCACTGGTGGTCGGCGGTCCACCGTGCCAGCCATTCAGCAATATTGGGAAGAAAGAAGGCGAGGCGGATTCAGTCAACGGTACGCTTTACGCCGACTTTCTACGCGTTGTGGCCGGCTGCCTGCCTAAGGCACTGATATTCGAGAACGTAGAGGGATTCAGCCACGGCAGGAACCAGAGAATACTGGGGAAGATGACCGGCGAACTCAAGTCATTGGGGTACAGCTTGTCATCAATGACCGTCAATGCGGCGGACTACGGCGTGCCGCAACAGCGGCGGCGTTTCATCATCCTTGGCTATCGAGGAGACCGGATGCCAGCATTCCCATATCCTCTCAACTTTCCGGATGAAAGGGCACATGCGGTCTTTGCATCCAGGGTCGGATGTCGTAAACCCGGCCCCTTCACACCATGGGTAACTGTTCGTGATGCACTCCGTGAATCCTCAGAATGGGACAGATCACGGCGCGACTATTGTCTGATGAACATTTCCGAAGCGGTCAGGGAGCGTATGACACGCATCGGAATCGGAGAGAACTTCAAGGTGCTGCCACACGATATGCGTCCCGAGTGTTGGCGTTCCGGCAAGCATCAGGGGCACGACACATTCGGACGAATGCGACTTGACCGACCCGCTGTCACGATCCGCACTGCGGCATACAACCCCGCGAAGGGAATGTACATTCACCCGTTGGAGGATCGAGGACTTAGCACCCATGAAATGGCTGTCTTTCAATCCTTCCCTCCGGAGTGGGAGTTCGTCTGCCATGGTCGTGAGAGGGTGACACTCGTAGGTGCGGGGCGACAAATAGGAAACGCCGTTCCCCCGCTGCTGGGCCGCGCACTGGGCCTAGCGACGCGTTGGGTACTGACTAGGCCAAAATCTGCTTGA
- a CDS encoding Cfr10I/Bse634I family restriction endonuclease yields MACVAMRDGKPRIDKLGTFVEVFAGGLPGDDTEIANCMQSLDDAVLKENSSVTPQALSNAHGDWYEWLLAVRAWNIHVTEKTCKVALTMPNISQFDVAALYVKDLKEMVVHLRDEVRNTSQVSLITSNPDFVILRHDSIENLELPRPIGAMNQDTIRKLDGAYASFAGKCEFESIVGFLAAKYSFRPDRRLQIPHEGSLMKALYVHLQTRLWVTNPPGLTYYAVAAEVGDADREALTTVATHSITTVLSLPQKAVDAVFETKKLTDIDETFKQILA; encoded by the coding sequence ATGGCATGTGTTGCGATGAGAGATGGGAAGCCGAGGATTGACAAGCTGGGCACTTTCGTAGAGGTCTTTGCTGGGGGTCTGCCCGGAGATGACACAGAGATCGCGAACTGCATGCAGAGCTTGGACGACGCTGTCTTGAAGGAGAACAGTAGCGTTACACCACAGGCGCTCAGCAACGCGCACGGTGACTGGTACGAGTGGCTGCTTGCCGTGCGTGCTTGGAATATACACGTGACCGAAAAAACGTGCAAGGTGGCCCTTACGATGCCGAACATCAGTCAGTTCGACGTGGCGGCCCTCTACGTCAAAGATCTCAAGGAAATGGTCGTCCATCTGCGCGATGAAGTGAGGAATACATCGCAAGTAAGCCTTATAACGTCGAATCCGGACTTCGTCATACTCCGGCACGATAGCATCGAGAACTTAGAACTTCCCAGACCGATAGGAGCGATGAATCAAGATACCATTAGAAAACTGGATGGAGCCTATGCGTCCTTCGCAGGTAAGTGCGAGTTTGAGTCCATCGTAGGCTTCCTCGCTGCAAAGTATTCCTTCAGGCCCGATCGTCGTCTCCAGATTCCCCACGAAGGCAGCCTGATGAAGGCTTTGTATGTTCACTTGCAGACTAGGCTCTGGGTTACGAACCCTCCCGGCCTCACGTATTACGCGGTTGCGGCGGAGGTAGGGGATGCTGATCGTGAGGCACTCACTACGGTTGCGACACACTCCATCACCACCGTTCTGAGTCTGCCTCAGAAAGCCGTGGACGCGGTATTCGAAACGAAGAAACTGACAGACATCGACGAAACCTTCAAGCAGATTTTGGCCTAG